The Chloroflexota bacterium genome includes the window CCAACGAACGGTCGTTGTGAAACGGCGTCAGGAGAATCGTGTAGATGCCGTGCCAAGGTTGAGCCATCGTCGCCCCTTCCTGCACCTGGAGTAGCCCACCAGCGGGCCAGCGAGGACCGTCACACTCGAGCCAGATCGTGAAACATCAGATTTCGAAACCTCAAAATTTCGAAATTCTGACCGTGATCGCCAGTGTAGCGAGTCATGTACGGGGTGTCAACCCGCCAATCGGGCGTCAGGCAGGCGGCGGGCGAGGACACACGACACTGCCAATCGAGACAGCACCGGTTACCGTATGGTGAGATGACCGGCCAGACGGGTCAACAGCTCAACGCAATAGCTCGGGGTACACCACAGGTGGCGGCGGCGATCTGGGCAGCCCTCTGGTGTCGGGCTACCCCTCTGGAGTGGACGAGCGCTCCACAAATGAGTCTCGTGATGCCTCGACATGGCGACGGGCCGCCGTGAGGGCCCGCTCAAGGTCGCGAGCCAGCAGCGCATCAAAGATCTCGCGGTGCTCGACCAGCGTGCCCGGCCGCCCACCGACGCGGTTGGCCACGAGATCCGATCTGATGTGGACGTTGAGCTGGGTGTACCAGGTGATCGCCTTGGCGTTGGGCCAGAGCCGCAAGTACGAGAGATGAAAGTCGCGGTCGGCCTCAGCCAGTTGCCGCTGGCGCTCGTAGGACCCATCTCGAGCCGCCATCGCCGCATCGTGCGCGTCCAGGCGCGCACGCACGTCCGCAATGAACGGCTTGTCGATCCGTGAGAACCCTTCCCGCAATGCGTGGAGTTCACACATCAGGCGGCAGCCATACAGGTCCACGATCTCCGCGACGGTCGGCGCAGCGACGAATGGCCCCAGGCCGGGACGATACTCGACGAGGCCTTCCCCGGCCAGCCGAGCCAGCGCATCCTTGACCGGCGTCGGGCTCAACCCCATGCGCTGAGCGAGGTCCGGTGGCCGCAACGGCGCGCCTGGCGTGAGCTCATGCGCCACGATCGCGTTCAGCAAGTGGCGATATGCAAGCTCACTCAGGCTCGTCTTTGCCTTGCGGAGGTCGGTGGCCTGGATCATCTCGTTGCCTCGCCCATGCGTGACGTGTCGCGTTCATTGTCGCCTACCGCGCCCGCTGGATGTGCGTGAGACTCGCTGGCGCACTGCGACAGCAGGCCAGGATGCGCATACATTGCTGACCCACGCTCGGACGAACAGTGCTGTCTGCACGCCGGTCCCGTGCTCAGGGTGCCCCGTGTCTCTACCGAACCCAGGGCACCGGGTGCGACTCACTTCTACGCATGGTGTGAAATTCATCCTCGGCCCCTATCAGCTGGGGTCACGTGGCCTGCTGCCACCAGGCTCGGCGCTCCCGAGTCTATTTGCGCGACCAAGAAGCGTCGTCTGTCGCACCGACAGGGCTCCGCAGCGGCGAGCGGCTCCCTTTGGGCCGTTCGTGACTCGATATTTCGCTGCTCGGCCGAATTTCACACCAAGCGTTTCTGTCCGCTCTCCTGGCGGACGCTGCGCCGGTGTGCGCGACGCTGGCCGGAGCCACCGGTCAGCTCCACGGTTGCCGCAAGACCACCGTCTCGGCCGTCAGACCACTGCTTTCGGCCGCGCGGCGACCGTCGCGATGATCTGCTCGTCCGCTACGGCCCATCCAGCCCGAGGAATGTCGCGCGGAGCCACGCGCCGCCAAGCTTCCACACCCTGAAGGTCTGAATCCACGCCTGCACGGCGCCGGGCGGCGCCGAGTTCGGACCTGACGTCTGCGCTGGGCAGGAGCACGTCTGGTAATCTCGGCTGTGCCAGGCGCGCGCGTGGTTGATGCAATCGACTCGATCGCCGAACGACTGCCGACAGTAGTCGCATCGCCACATTGCGCCCTCCGCAAGCATTCTCTCGGAGAACCATGGAGAGCGTGAGACTGTACGTCGCCTTGTGATGCATCTCAAACCATTGCCGTCAAGAGAGCGTCAAGTTGTGGGACGTGCGGTGCTGCATCGTCGTCACGGTGGCGTCATTCCGATGAGTCGGACTCATCCATGCGTGGGAGTGCGCTCATGGCGTCATTACTGCATGTGAGCGTCGAGTTTTCTTGAGTCTCTTGCTATGCTGGTGGCGCTTGGCAACCACCCTCCCTGGCTGGTTTGTCGCAGCGTTGCGCGCGTGCGGACTCTTCGCCTCGGGGGATCGGCGATGGCGGCCCAGGACAGATGGCGTCGGCAGGCGTACTCGAGCCTTCTGGCGCACAGGACGCTCGTCGCTCCCTGGCCCGCCTACGCTCTGTTCGATGCCCGGGTCCGACATCCCGTCCTTGCGACGGTAGCCGTCCTCATGCTGGTGGCGGCCTTCGCCCTCACGACGCTGCCCGCTGCCGCGGCCACCATCACCGTCGACGCGATCCCTGAGTCGTGGGATCATCCGGCTGGCCCCGGCACCTGCACGCTCTTCAACGCGGTCAAGGCCGCGAACACGGACACTGCAGTCGCGGGATGCGCCACCGGAAGCGGCACCGACACCATCGTGTTCAACATCGCCATCGCGGGCACCGACCCCCTGGATGCGACGGGCACCGACGGTGCAATCGTCGTCACGACGCCGATGATCATCGATGGGTTCACGCAGCCCGGCGCGCGTGCCAACTCCCTGCCGTCTGGCAACAACGCCGTCTGGCGCATCGTCATCAGCGAGCTGCAGGTCTCAGGCACGGGGAGCACGGTGCAAGGGTTGTGGATCGGCGGCCGGTTCGTCGAGGGGCGCGGTGTCTCCGTCTCTGGGACCGGTCATTCCCTGCGGGGCAACCTCATCTTCGGGAACAGCGGGCGAGTGACCCTTGGTGGGTCGAACAACCTCTACGGCGGCTCGACCCCGGCTGACCGCAACATCATCACCGAGAATGATCCCATCGGCGCTGACATCGACGTCTCCGTGATCCTCGACGGCACAGCAAACAGGGTACAGGGTAACTACTTCGGAACCGATGCCGCCGCCACACGGGCACTTGGGAGTGGCGAGAACACGGGGACGCTGCTGGTCGTGGGGGAGCGGCATCTCATCGGCGGGACGGATCCCGGCGCCGGAAACCTGTTCGTCGGCTCCACCATCTTTCATCTCAGCCTGGGATGGTGGTGGTGGATGGCCCAGGAGAATCCCACCATCAAGGAGAACCAGATAGAGGGCAACACCTTCGGTGTGATGCCGAACGGCACTGTGACCGGTGGCTACCTCCAGGTCCAGGGTGCTCCTGACAACGTGATCGGTGGGACGGCCCCGGGTGCTGGCAACGTTATCGCAGGCACAGTTGGCGTGTTCGGCAGCGCGGCCGCGGGCACGAAGGTTCAAGGCAACGCCATCGGATTGCCGGGCGCCCCAGGGAGCGTGTGGCTGGACGGAGCCACTGGCGTGACCGTGGGCGGCGCTGAAGCAGGCGCACGCAATGTCATCACCGGCGGCGTGACCATCGGCCGGTCGCAGAGCGTGGCCACGTCCACGGGCAACATCATCGCCGGGAACACCATCGGGCCGCCCTCCGGCAGCGTCCCGAACGTGGGCGGCATCCGCATCGAGGAGGGCAGCAACAACACCATCGGCGGCGTCGAGCCGGGGGCCGGCAACACCATCCAGTTCGCCGGAGGACCGGGCGTCGTTGTCGTCGCCGGCACCGGGAACGCCATCCTCGGGAACTCCATCCAGAACAGCGACGGGCTCGGCATCGATCTCGCCGCCGATGGCGTCACCCAGAACGATGCCGGTGACGGCGACAGTGGGCCGAATCGGCGGCAGAACACGGCGGCCCTGGCATCGGCGACGGTCGCCGGACAAACGGCGCGCGTCGTCGGCACGCTCAGCAGCGCGCCGGGGCTGGCCTACCGCGTCGAGCTGTTCGCCAGCCCGGCCTGCGATCCCTCCGGATTCGGCGAGGGCCAGACGTTCCTGCGGGCGGCCACCGTCTCGACGGATGGCAGCGGGCATGCACCGATCGCCATCGACGTGCCCGGCCTCGCCGTCGGGCAGCAGATCACTGCCACGGTGACGAGCATCGCCACGAACGACACCTCGGAGTTCTCGAACTGTGCCCCGGCCCGGCAGGCTGGCATCGTCGTCTCGCCG containing:
- a CDS encoding GntR family transcriptional regulator; the protein is MIQATDLRKAKTSLSELAYRHLLNAIVAHELTPGAPLRPPDLAQRMGLSPTPVKDALARLAGEGLVEYRPGLGPFVAAPTVAEIVDLYGCRLMCELHALREGFSRIDKPFIADVRARLDAHDAAMAARDGSYERQRQLAEADRDFHLSYLRLWPNAKAITWYTQLNVHIRSDLVANRVGGRPGTLVEHREIFDALLARDLERALTAARRHVEASRDSFVERSSTPEG